The following nucleotide sequence is from Triticum dicoccoides isolate Atlit2015 ecotype Zavitan chromosome 7B, WEW_v2.0, whole genome shotgun sequence.
AACAGTTACATATTTGTTTCATCTAGGAGCGTGCTGATTATGCAGTCCAATCATATACTCACCGGAGCTGTGATAAACATCACATTCCACGGAAGAATGTGCCTTGAAGATGTTGCATATCTTTGCCAATCCATCATTACGTGCCGAGGCCTCCAGTGACAGCTTCACGATGATTCTTTTAAGCATTGGCGCGCACTTTAATATCAGTTTCAAGAAATCAGTACCATTTGCCTCTCCTTCGAAGCCGTTGATCTCCACTTCTTGGAGAGCAGGCAATGAGACTGTTTGGGATCTCCAGTTTAGAGACTCGCAAAGACAAGGTGAAGGTGGCAGGCATCCTCCTTTCATCTGAAACCAAAAATGTACTACATCTGAATGACAACACAATGTACTATTGGGGTGCACAATCAGAGCAGAGAATTACCGCTGATCTCTGCAGGACGACCTTAAGCCTCTGCGTAGCACAACGAATCCGATGCATCCCGAGGAGATGAAACACAAATGCTCCAAAAGCATGGCCCTCTGTTGTGAGATGTAGCTCCAAAACAGAGAAGGCAGCAACCAAATGTGCATCTCTATCTCCTGCGTAGAGTCGCCGGCCTCGTTGTGAAAAATAATAGGCGGGTCCTGAAAAAATAATTTGGCAGGATACAGCAATCTCCTGCAGCGACGGCGAGTTTACTGTCAGGTCGCGATTATTGATGACGAGGCGGAGCTTGCGCAGGCGCGGGCAGCAGGAGAGCTAGGCGTTGAGGTCGGCAGTGCAGTGGAACATGAACAGCGTCTTGAGTGCAGAGAATTCGAGGCCGGCCGGCACGGAGCGGATGACGGAGGAAAGGTTCCGCACGATGAAGGTGGCTCGGTCGAAGCTCAAGGCAGGTCGAGGACGAGGGGACCGTCCGTTAAGCTGAAAGGAAGGTAGAAGATGAGCTTCTCCGGCTCGAGCAGGGAGTTGACGCGGGCGACGTCTGcccagtggcggtgctccttggGGACGCGCCTGCGCGGCTGCTTCTTGTCGGGGACGCGGATGTCGAGGAGGCAAACAGCGGGAGGGGGACGAGGGACGCGGCCGAGCGCCGCTTCGAGAGAAGGGAGCGCGACCTCGCGGAAGACGATCCGGCGGAGGCGGGCCCACAGGCCGCGCCACCGGCGGGAGAGGACGGCGGTGCGCGCGGCGGCGCTGGCGCAGGGGAGGCGGGCGAGGATGAGGAGTGCCGGCGAGGCCAGCATCTCAACCGCATCGAAGCTGTGGAAAAAACCCCACCTAGCTTTCCCCTCCCAGTCGGGCTGCAAGTGGGACTATAGTCGCGAGTCCCACCATCTGCAAATGGGACTATAGTCGCGAGTGGATCCACCAGGTCCCAACACAGTTTATGTTAAGAAAGTGGGCATTCCATCAAAACTAACATGGATTAAGTGGGAATAAGTGGGATTCCCACTTAACGTCATCATAATGGATGAATCAGTGGGtgagattattattattattttctaatgGGAGTCCACTAGAGAATATTAAGTGGGATGGGCTAATTAGTCCCACTTAATCCCATCACAAGCTCaacatttttctttcttttttcttaggGAAAACATTTTTTCTCTTTTTACTATACCAGCCAAGCTCGATTGCAAGTTTGCCAGTGCATTGATTTTTTATTTTCGGGAAAACAAATTGCTGTTGTACATAAATTTACTATTTTACAATTTTctgtaaataaattatatatgtactcTTGTTATTCTTTTCTCCGCTTTTATGATCTAAAGATACTCACTATTTATACTACCACTGTTTCTAAATATAAAATGTTTTGACAGTTTAAATTAAATTGTCGAAACGTGTTACATCTAGAAACAAAGGGTGTGATCAAttgtatgattttttttattttttactgtAAGTCATCAAATGCACATTTGACCGAGATAAATATATATGTCCTACTTGCCGTAACTTGCATAAAAAGGAATAAATAGGATAGCAGATCGACTGAGAGTTGCACTGAGTGTAGCGTTGTGGTATGGCTACAGAGAGGACAACCATGTATCGAGGAACTTCTATCTCCTAAATTAACTCTATATATGATTATGAAATAAATTGTATCCTCGGAAAATGAAAACTTGCACACGCAAAATTGTATTTCAAAGTTTCAAGCAACTGAAAATGATAAACAATACCTTTATGATTGGTCGTTAGTCTTCCACCTCGAGAGCATTCCCCCACACATCTTTAAGTTCTCATTTGAGTTGAGTTCTCATTTCCTTTCTCCTATATAATTTTCCTCCTACTGATGTCTCGCATCTACTCCCCGTTCCTATCACACTTTACAATCCCCCTACCCTCGCACCACATAAAGGGAAATTAAGAGAGCTTGTTTGTTGTTGTCACAAAGGAGACGCATAGCTCGTTCTTGATGCAACGATGGCGGCGACCGATTCACCGAGGAAtgagctcttgccactccttgttccataatccattaaaagatttcacccaaaacttgaaaacttcacaacacaaaactcaacagaaatctcgtgagccccgttagcgaaaaaaaacaaaagaccacttaaaggtactgtaatgaactcattatttatttatattggtgttaaacctactgtattccaacttctctatggtttataaactactagtttactagccatagattcatcaaaataagcaagcaacataaCGAAAACAGAAGAGTAAAATTCATTCACGGTACCTAAACTTGTGGAGCAAGGTCACTTTGATCACTGTACATAAGAAGTTGATCAATACGGTCATTATGTACAAGtttaggtgattatacggtcactcacTCGTCGTATAGCTTCGTATTTATCTGAGTTGACCGGTCAAACACGCTGTGTGGCAACGTACGCGTGGTAACTCGCCCGCGGTAGCCAACTGAGCACGCGACATTTTTGCTTTGTAACACCGAGCGACCTTTTTTATATACAGAAGAACGCAACACATACTATGCACACTCCACTAGCACAGTTTTTTTTGTGGGATCCACTAGCACAGTTGCATACAGCACGCACGCATTGCAGCCGTCTCCACTCCCAAGTCACTGCAGTGCCTCGCCATGCAGCTCGTGGAGTCTTGCTTCACCAAGCCATTCTTTTGGTCCGAGCCCTGGTGCCATGTCTTTCACGTGGTCACCGTGACCATGTATCTCCCGGCCTTCAGCATCTGGTTTGGATGCAACtaattgtggtcggtatcactactCTGGGAGAGCTTAGCTTGGTTATCAAGGTTCCAGAGCATGCATGTTACTACCTTGATTTCACTGTTTTTCCCCCCTTCTGTTTGTGGTGATGATACCACTACTCTTTATCAGTGTGATGTTATAACTAGGAATGCATGTGTTATTGGCTCTATCAAGTGTGCAATGAACTTTATTAATTCTATTCTGTTCCTAATGATCAGAAATTCCCGGTTTATCATGTTGTTATATATTATTAAGGCTACTAGTTAGGACCTTGTCACATGGAATTGTTGAGCATCAGTAATGATGGATTCAACCAAATATCTTCAACGTTAGAATTATATCAAGGAAATTGTTCGCCCAGATCGATGCATGTTATTCGGTTGGACGAACAAAGCTGTGACATCAAGATATCATCAACACTGTGATCTTAACActcatgttcatcatcatcatggagACATGCATGGACATGGACTCATGGTCCATGTTAATCATTTTGTTTGACACATGTAGCTGGGATGCGTGTGAGTTATGATCGTCCCATTGCACCAAAATGTTTTGGATGCATGTTACCTAGCCTACAGCAACAGCAGGCATCATGTGCTGATCGTCCCATTGCACCAAAATAGAAACATGAAATGTGATGTAAGGAGTGCCAGAAAACGCTAGCTATTTAGCATCCTTATCTTTTCAGTCGCTTGGATATTCATAGTATATATGCAAGCGCCCCACCACCGTTGTTGTGCATATGGTGAAGACACTGGTTCGTGCATGCATGCTTCATTGGGATATGCATAGTAATTTCTCTCACCTAACATCTTGCCATGTGCTATTATATTCCCcagcaagtactccctctgttcggaattacttgtcgcagaaatggatgtgtctagacgtattttagttttagatacatccattttcgcgacaagtaatttcgaacggagggagtatcaaccaaGCCAGATTCTCTCTCCAAGGTAGCCACAATTAGTTGAGTTTCATTTGGAAATTTGATGCCTGATATATACCGCAACCATGTATCACCGCGAGTGGACGGTACCGGGGTGTGCGTCGTGTTGTGGGCCATCTGGGACAGGGTCTCACGAGCGGTCTCCTAGCCGTGCGCGCGCGGCTGACTGATGCAccgttgcgtgcgtgcgtgtggtCTTACTCTATAAAAAGGTTCGTGCTCTTCGTCGATACATTACACGAACCAGTCCCAGCCCCAGCCCGAAGCATGGATAAGTTGGCCGTGCTCCTCGTCGCCCTCGCCGCGGTTCTCGCCGCCGGCAA
It contains:
- the LOC119341180 gene encoding uncharacterized protein LOC119341180, coding for MHRIRCATQRLKVVLQRSAMKGGCLPPSPCLCESLNWRSQTVSLPALQEVEINGFEGEANGTDFLKLILKCAPMLKRIIVKLSLEASARNDGLAKICNIFKAHSSVECDVYHSSVFSMEIMPFCLAFVVEFIS